A region from the Paraburkholderia youngii genome encodes:
- a CDS encoding F0F1 ATP synthase subunit epsilon gives MATIKVDVVSAEEEIFSGQAKFVALPGEAGELGILPGHTPLITRIRPGAVRIEVENGEEEFVFVAGGILEVQPGAVTVLADTAIRGKDLDEAKAEDARKRAEEALQNTGSNLEYATAQAELAYATAQLAAIQRLRKLRGQH, from the coding sequence ATGGCAACCATTAAAGTAGACGTCGTCAGCGCGGAAGAGGAAATCTTCTCGGGCCAGGCGAAGTTCGTCGCGCTGCCAGGCGAAGCGGGTGAACTCGGCATTCTGCCGGGCCACACGCCGCTCATCACACGGATCCGTCCGGGTGCGGTGCGCATCGAAGTTGAAAACGGCGAAGAAGAGTTTGTGTTCGTCGCCGGCGGCATCCTCGAAGTCCAGCCGGGCGCAGTGACGGTTCTCGCCGACACCGCGATTCGAGGCAAGGATCTCGACGAAGCCAAGGCCGAAGACGCACGCAAGCGTGCGGAAGAGGCGCTGCAGAACACGGGTTCGAACCTCGAGTACGCGACCGCACAAGCGGAGCTCGCGTACGCGACCGCACAACTCGCGGCAATCCAGCGTCTGCGCAAGCTGCGCGGCCAGCACTAA